A window of the Brassica oleracea var. oleracea cultivar TO1000 chromosome C1, BOL, whole genome shotgun sequence genome harbors these coding sequences:
- the LOC106324093 gene encoding probable tRNA N6-adenosine threonylcarbamoyltransferase — protein MKRNIAIGFEGSANKIGVGIVTSDGTILANPRHTYITPPGHGFLPRETAHHHLDHVLPLVKSALETSKLTPEEIDCICYTKGPGMGAPLQVSAVVVRVLSQLWKKPIVGVNHCVAHIEMGRVVTGADDPVVLYVSGGNTQVIAYSEGRYRIFGETIDIAVGNCLDRFARVLNLSNDPSPGYNIEQLAKKGNNFIDLPYAVKGMDVSFSGILSYIETTAEEKLKKNECTPADLCYSLQETLFAMLVEITERAMAHCDKKDVLIVGGVGCNERLQDMMRTMCSERDGRLFATDDRYCIDNGAMIAYTGLLEFVNGIETPLEDSTFTQRFRTDEVHAVWREKEELVRGDKNVAAAK, from the exons ATGAAGAGAAATATAGCTATAGGTTTCGAAGGTTCAGCCAACAAGATCGGTGTCGGAATTGTGACGTCAGACGGCACAATCCTAGCCAACCCTCGCCACACATACATAACCCCACCTGGTCACGGTTTCCTCCCTAGAGAGACCGCGCATCACCATCTCGACCACGTTCTTCCTCTAGTCAAATCAGCTCTCGAAACATCCAAACTCACCCCCGAAGAAATCGACTGCATCTGCTACACCAAAGGTCCCGGGATGGGAGCGCCGTTGCAAGTCTCGGCCGTTGTCGTTAGAGTGTTGTCGCAGCTTTGGAAGAAGCCTATCGTCGGTGTGAATCACTGCGTTGCTCATATCGAGATGGGGAGGGTTGTTACCGGTGCTGATGATCCTGTTGTGTTGTATGTGAGTGGTGGGAACACTCAGGTGATTGCTTATAGTGAAGGGAGGTATAGGATTTTCGGTGAGACTATTGATATTGCTGTTGGTAATTGCTTGGACCGGTTCGCTAGAGTTTTGAATTTGTCTAATGATCCGAGTCCTGGGTATAACATCGAGCAG CTTGCGAAGAAAGGAAACAACTTTATTGATCTACCGTATGCTGTTAAAGGAATGGATGTATCATTCAGTGGGATATTGAGTTATATCGAAACTACTGCTGAGGAGAAGCTCAAGAAGAATGAGTGCACACCAGCTGACTTGTGCTATTCTCTTCAA GAGACGTTGTTTGCGATGTTGGTTGAGATAACGGAACGAGCGATGGCTCATTGCGACAAGAAAGACGTTTTGATAGTTGGTGGAGTCGGGTGTAACGAGCGTTTGCAGGACATGATGAGGACTATGTGTTCTGAACGTGACGGTAGGCTCTTTGCGACGGATGACCGTTACTGTATTGATAACGGAGCGATGATTGCGTACACGGGTCTACTTGAGTTTGTTAACGGTATTGAAACGCCGTTAGAAGACTCTACCTTTACGCAGCGGTTTCGCACGGACGAGGTTCATGCGGTGTGGCGAGAGAAGGAAGAGTTGGTACGTGGAGATAAGAACGTTGCTGCTGCTAAGTGA
- the LOC106295856 gene encoding somatic embryogenesis receptor kinase 4 produces MDALHATLLVLLSILLSTSPAVQGNAELRALMELKSSLDPENKLLQSWTFNGDPCDGSFEGIACNQHLKVANISLQGKRLTGKLSPAVAELKCLSGLYLHYNSLFGEIPQEITNLTELSDLYLNVNNFSGEIPAGIGSMAGLQVMDLCCNSLTGKIPKSIGSLKKLSVLSLQHNKLTGEVPWSLGNLSTLSRIDLSFNDLSGTIPKTLASIPQLDTLDLRNNTLSGFVPPGLKKLNERFQFENNTGLCGIDIPSLRACSAFDDSTIEVKQPQGEKDTDKSTLHNISDSVYLKSHCNQTHCHKPSSKLPQVALISSVITVTITLFGAGLLTFLRYRRRKQKISNTAELSEGRLSTDQQKDFRSSPLVSLAYTKEWDPLGDSRNGAEFLQEPHHLFVVNSSFRFNLEEVESATQCFSEANLLSRNSFTSVYKGVLRDGSLVAIRSINISSCKNEEVEFMNGLKLLSSMSHENLVKLRGFCCSRGRGECFLIYDFASKGKLSSFLDLQERETGRVLAWPARVSILKGIAKGIAYLHGSDQENKHAIVHRNISVEKILLDELFNPLIADSGLHNLLADDLVFSALKTSAAMGYLAPEYVTTGRFTEKTDVFAFGVIILQILSGKLMLTSSLRTAAENGEHFGFMDEYLGEGFDKTEAVAMARMGISCTQEIPNNRPNIETLLLEINCMKSE; encoded by the exons ATGGATGCCTTACATGCCACGTTACTTGTTCTTCTCTCAATCCTTCTCTCAACTTCACCAGCTGTTCAAGGAAACGCCGAGCTGAGAGCTCTAATGGAGCTCAAATCGTCGCTTGACCCCGAGAACAAGCTTCTCCAGTCATGGACGTTCAACGGCGACCCATGCGACGGATCTTTCGAAGGAATCGCCTGCAACCAGCATCTAAAAGTCGCCAACATATCGTTACAAGGGAAACGCTTAACCGGGAAGCTATCTCCGGCCGTTGCAGAGCTCAAATGCTTGTCGGGTCTTTACTTACATTACAATAGTCTCTTCGGAGAGATACCTCAAGAGATCACAAATCTCACTGAGTTGTCAGATCTTTATCTCAATGTTAATAACTTCTCCGGAGAGATTCCGGCAGGAATTGGCTCCATGGCTGGCTTGCAAG TTATGGATCTATGCTGCAACAGCTTAACAGGGAAGATACCAAAGAGCATTGGATCCTTGAAGAAGCTAAGTGTTCTGTCTCTGCAACACAACAAACTAACCGGAGAGGTTCCTTGGAGTTTAGGCAACTTGAGTACGTTGAGTAGGATTGATCTGAGCTTCAACGATCTTTCAGGAACAATCCCAAAAACCCTAGCCAGCATTCCTCAGCTTGATACACTTGACTTGCGCAACAATACTCTCTCTGGCTTTGTTCCTCCTG GTCTCAAGAAGTTGAATGAGAGATTCCAGTTTGAGAACAACACAGGGCTATGTGGAATCGATATCCCTTCTTTGAGAGCCTGTTCTGCTTTTGATGATTCAACCATCGAAGTCAAGCAGCCTCAAGGTGAAAAAGACACTGATAAGTCAACTCTACATAACATTTCAGACTCTGTCTATCTCAAAAGTCATTGCAACCAAACACATTGTCATAAACCCTCATCAAAACTCCCACAAGTTGCTTTGATCTCAAGCGTGATCACCGTCACTATAACTCTGTTTGGTGCTGGTTTATTAACCTTCTTACGCTACAGAAGAAGGAAGCAGAAGATTAGTAACACAGCAGAGCTTTCCGAGGGAAGACTCAGCACAGATCAACAAAAAGATTTTAGGTCATCGCCTCTTGTAAGTCTTGCCTACACCAAAGAATGGGACCCCCTTGGAGATAGCAGAAACGGAGCTGAGTTCTTACAAGAGCCTCATCATCTCTTTGTTGTCAACAGCAGTTTCAGGTTTAACCTAGAAGAGGTTGAATCAGCAACACAATGCTTCTCAGAAGCTAACCTATTGAGCAGAAACAGCTTCACCTCGGTTTACAAAGGAGTCCTTAGAGATGGTTCTCTTGTAGCTATCAGAAGCATCAACATAAGCAGTTGCAAGAACGAGGAAGTCGAGTTCATGAACGGTCTGAAGCTTTTGTCCTCCATGTCACATGAAAACTTAGTGAAGCTGCGTGGCTTCTGCTGTTCTAGAGGCAGAGGAGAGTGTTTCCTCATCTATGATTTCGCTTCGAAAGGAAAGCTCTCGAGTTTTCTTGACTTGCAAGAAAGAGAAACCGGTCGAGTTCTTGCTTGGCCCGCAAGAGTCTCTATCCTCAAAGGGATTGCAAAAGGTATTGCTTACTTACATGGAAGTGATCAAGAGAATAAGCATGCTATTGTTCATCGAAACATATCGGTCGAGAAGATCCTACTAGATGAGCTGTTCAACCCGTTGATCGCTGACTCAGGTCTTCACAACCTTCTAGCAGACGATTTGGTCTTCTCAGCACTCAAAACAAGTGCAGCAATGGGATACTTAGCTCCAGAGTACGTTACAACCGGAAGATTCACGGAGAAAACCGACGTTTTCGCCTTTGGAGTCATCATTCTCCAAATACTCTCTGGCAAGCTCATGCTTACAAGCTCACTGAGGACTGCAGCTGAGAATGGAGAACACTTTGGATTCATGGATGAATATCTCGGCGAAGGGTTTGATAAAACAGAGGCGGTTGCAATGGCGAGGATGGGGATAAGCTGTACTCAGGAGATTCCAAACAATAGGCCTAATATAGAGACACTGCTTCTGGAGATAAACTGTATGAAGAGTGAATGA
- the LOC106299743 gene encoding jacalin-related lectin 45-like — protein sequence MSTLSSTETMSEQCPFDDGVYDCVKKVIIGEDSQGVAYITIQYVRDGDVVQLEHGSERGTQITETEFKVKDPDEYITCIEGTWGEAKRYDSDIHMWNQTLSRTVTELQFKTSHGRTSQKFGKPGADSIEFKLEGNNGTKLVGLLGSSGRFLDEIEANFDVVSSALKQLEPQGGSDGHSWDDGAYDGLRKVCIGEDGGRVSSVEFVYAKGDQRITHCHGMDSNERKEFELEYEDGEYIISVEGTTDDDGFVSSLIFNTSMDRSSEEFGKAVANNEFFLKPIGFHKLVGFRGRSCVDRINALGANFAVVVVPPVKKLQAQGTNSGEEWDDGIHDNVRMITVTYGHESVIAVTFEYANGTETVVGDARGDFDEIGDRKEFKLFDNSEYITSVEGFFGEKLLTSETVDEFESIFYKMKRLDFITNITTYSVLENDPSDGYVDVVPFKLEEKDHKIVGFHGKSTELSLKQIGVYVKPIDDA from the exons ATGTCTACACTCTCATCAACAGAAACAATGTCAGAGCAATGTCCCTTCGACGATGGTGTTTACGACTGTGTAAAGAAAGTGATTATAGGAGAAGACTCTCAGGGCGTCGCTTACATCACGATCCAGTACGTGCGAGATGGAGATGTCGTGCAGCTAGAACATGGAAGCGAAAGAGGAACACAAATCACTGAG ACCGAGTTCAAAGTTAAGGACCCAGACGAATACATCACATGCATTGAGGGAACATGGGGAGAAGCTAAGCGATACGATAGTGATATCCATATGTGGAATCAAACGCTTAGTCGTACGGTGACAGAGCTTCAATTCAAGACATCACACGGGAGAACATCTCAGAAGTTTGGTAAGCCTGGAGCTGACAGCATAGAGTTCAAGTTGGAGGGCAACAATGGAACGAAGCTTGTTGGGCTTCTTGGAAGCTCTGGTCGATTTCTTGACGAGATAGAAGCTAACTTTGACGTGGTTTCTTCTGCTTTAAAGCAGTTAGAACCTCAAGGTGGGTCCGATGGACATTCTTGGGATGATGGGGCTTATGACGGTCTGAGGAAAGTGTGTATTGGAGAAGATGGTGGCCGGGTGAGCTCCGTTGAGTTCGTGTATGCCAAGGGAGACCAACGTATAACTCATTGTCACGGCATGGATTCAAATGAACGTAAAGAG TTTGAGCTGGAGTATGAAGATGGTGAATATATTATATCCGTGGAAGGAACTACCGATGATGATGGTTTTGTCTCGTCTTTAATCTTCAACACATCAATGGATAGAAGCTCTGAGGAGTTTGGAAAAGCGGTTGCTAACAACGAGTTCTTCCTCAAGCCAATAGGGTTTCATAAGCTTGTCGGCTTCCGAGGAAGGTCCTGCGTTGATCGTATCAATGCTCTAGGTGCAAATTTCGCTGTGGTGGTCGTTCCTCCAGTCAAGAAACTACAAGCACAAGGTACTAACTCTGGTGAAGAGTGGGATGATGGGATCCACGACAATGTTCGTATGATAACGGTAACATACGGCCACGAGTCTGTGATAGCGGTCACGTTTGAATATGCCAACGGAACGGAGACTGTGGTTGGAGACGCTCGCGGGGACTTCGATGAAATTGGTGATAGAAAAGAG TTCAAGCTCTTTGATAATAGTGAATACATAACATCCGTTGAAGGATTCTTCGGTGAAAAGTTGCTCACTTCTGAAACCGTAGACGAATTTGAGTCTATATTCTATAAAATGAAGAGGCTTGATTTCATCACAAATATTACAACATATTCAGTGTTGGAAAACGATCCAAGTGACGGTTATGTGGACGTAGTACCGTTCAAGCTGGAGGAGAAAGATCATAAGATTGTTGGGTTCCATGGCAAGTCTACAGAACTTTCTCTCAAACAAATTGGTGTTTATGTTAAGCCAATCGATGACGCTTAA